From the Erythrolamprus reginae isolate rEryReg1 chromosome Z, rEryReg1.hap1, whole genome shotgun sequence genome, one window contains:
- the CD79B gene encoding B-cell antigen receptor complex-associated protein beta chain isoform X2 codes for MTITKASSERNNNSQKQGMTITKASSERNVSQQQDTTTFTNMINTRFIAARGGARISFSCSYSSLASWHKKTEQGEYQIMNSSRVQVTRNNSTIMMQISKLQHTDNGIYYCRIKNSLQSCGTELKVMGISTYDQVQNRHNVKDAIILIQTILLVLFVSIPVLLTQGKGDRKDSSGEEHTYEGLAVELADTYEDIGVYQDRPEKWDLGEHPCEE; via the exons GTATGACAATCACCAAGGCTTCTAGTGAAAGAAATGTTTCTCAACAACAAG ATACAACCACTTTCACGAATATGATAAATACACGTTTCATTGCTGCAAGAGGGGGAGCCCGAATTTCCTTTAGCTGTTCTTATAGCTCCCTGGCAAGTTGGCATAAAAAGACTGAGCAGGGCGAATACCAGATTATGAACAGCTCGAGAGTCCAAGTGACCAGAAATAATTCAACAATAATGATGCAGATCAGCAAACTCCAGCATACCGACAATGGTATCTACTACTGTAGGATCAAGAACTCACTCCAGTCATGTGGCACTGAACTCAAAGTCATGG GTATCAGCACCTATGACCAAGTGCAGAATCGGCACAACGTGAAAGATGCCATCATCTTAATCCAGACAATTCTTCTTGTCCTTTTTGTGAGCATACCTGTGTTGCTAACCcaagggaag GGTGACAGAAAAGATTCTTCTGGGGAGGAACATACTTACGAG GGACTGGCCGTGGAACTAGCTGATACGTATGAAGACATTGGTGTTTACCAAGACAGACCAGAGAAGTGGGATTTGGGGGAACATCCGTGTGAAGAATGA